In the genome of Methylococcus sp. EFPC2, the window TTCACCGTCATGCATTTCCTGGGCATCAACTCCAACATCATGAGTCTCGGCGGGATCGCCATCGCCATCGGCGCCATGATCGATGCCGCCATCGTCATGATCGAAAACGCCCACAAGCACCTTGAGCGGGCCGAACCCGGGGAAAATCGCCTGGAACTGATGATCAAGGCTGCTAAAGAGGTGGGTCCGGCCTTGTTCCTCAGCCTGCTGGTCATCACCGTGTCGTTCCTGCCGGTGTTCGTGCTGGAGGAACAGGAAGGCCGGCTTTTCAAGCCACTGGCATTCACCAAGACCTTCGCCATGGCGGGCGCCGCCCTGCTGTCGGTGACCCTGGTGCCGGTATTGATGTTTCTGTTCATACGCGGCCACATCCTGCCCGAAAAACGCAATCCCGTTAACCGTGTGCTGATCTGGCTTTACCGCCCGATCATCGAAGGGGTACTGCGCTGGAAGAAACTCACCATCACCCTGGCTGCCGCCATCCTGGCGATGACCGTTTATCCCCTGTCGAAGCTGGGCAGCGAGTTCATGCCGACCTTGAACGAAGGCACGCTGCTGTTCATGCCCATGAGTCTGCCGGGGCTCTCCGTCACCAAGGCGGCGGAAATCATGCAGACCCATAACCGCATACTTAAAACGTTCCCGGAAGTCGAATCGGTGTTCGGCAAGGCCGGACGGGCCTCCACCGCCACCGATCCGGCGCCGCTGGAAATGTTCGAAACGGTGGTCAACCTCAAACCCGAGGACCAGTGGCGACCTGGCATGACCACCGAGAAATTGATCGCTGAAATGGACCTGGCGACGCAAATGCCCGGTGTCACCATCGCCTGGACCATGCCGATCAAGAATCGCATCGACATGCTGTCGACCGGCATCCGGACGCCGATCGGCATCAAGGTGTTCGGCAATGATCTCGCGCAGATGGAAAGGCTCGCCACGCATATCGAATCCGTCGTCAAAACCGTGCCCGGAACGACCAGCGCCTATGCGGAGCGCATTACCGGCGGTTATTACCTCACCATCGCGCCGGACCGAAAGAAACTGGCCCGTTATGGCCTCAGCGTCGGGGATTTTCAGGATGTGATCGCGACCGCCCTGGGCGGCGAAAGCGTGACCACCACCGTCGAAGGCCGGGAGCGCTTCAATGTGATGGTGAGGTATCCGCGTGAACTCCGGGATTCGCCCGAGATGATTGCTTCCCAAGTCCTCGTCCCGACTCCCGGCGGCGCCATGATTCCCTTGGGGCAGGTGGCGCAGGTCAGTCTCGCCAATGGGGTCCCGGCCATTCGAACCGAAAACGCGTTGCTGTCGGCCTACATCTTCGTGGACATCCGCGGCCGCGACATCGGCGGGTACGTGGCCGATGCCCAACGGGCCGTGCTGGAACAGGTCAAGTTTCCACCCGGTTACTACGTCACCTGGAGCGGGCAATTCGAATACATGGAGCGTGCCAAGGCCAAACTGGCCATCGCGATCCCAATGACCCTCTTCATCATTTTTCTGCTGCTTTATCTCAACTTCAAGCGCATCACCGAAACGCTCATTGTCATGCTGTCCTTGCCCTTTTCCATGGTCGGCGGCGTGTGGCTCATGTACTGGCTGGACTACAACCTCAGTGTGGCGGTGGCGGTGGGCTTCATCGCCCTGGCCGGTGTGGCGGCCGAAACCGGAGTGGTCATGCTGATTTATCTGGACCATGCCTTGGCAAGGACCAAGGCGCAAAAGCCGGAAGGGAAAGGGTTGGAAGTGGCCGATCTGTATGCGGCGATCCGTGAGGGTGCGGTGGAGCGGGTCCGGCCCAAGATGATGACCGTGGTCGCCATTATCGCCGGGTTGCTTCCCATCATGTGGGGCACCGGCACCGGTTCCGAGGTGATGCGCCGCATCGCCGCGCCGATGGTGGGCGGAATGATCTCCTCCACCCTGTTGACCTTAATCGTCATCCCGGCAATTTATGCCCTGGTCAAAGGGCATTTCATCCAGAGAAAACAACTTTTAACCGACTTTCAAGCAGGAGGTAGTGATCAGTAGACAACTCACTCTCATAACACCAACCGACATTTCTTCCAATTTCGATCAATGAGGTGTGCCATGAACAACATCACGAAAGCGTTACTGACCGTTGCCTTGACTCTGGGACTGCTGGAAGGCTGTGCCCAGTCGAATCCTCACCCCATGGACATGACTGTGGCCGTTCAAAGCGCCAAGACCAAAACAGACCACGAGGCGTTGGCCGCGCATTATGAACAGGCAGCCAAAGAGGCAGATGCCATGGTCGAGGAACATCAACAAATTCTCGCGGACTTCAAAAAGGATCCCCACGACTATCCCAAAAGCTATCTGGGCGGGAACTTCGAAAGCCATTGCCAGAGGTTGATCGATATCTACGAGCGGGCCGCCGCAGAAAATCGAGAGATGGCGAAGATGCACCGGCAGATGGCGGCGGGAGCGATCAGCAGGCGGGGGAGTGGAAGTGAACGGTAGAGAGAGTCAGTTTGACTTCCCGCTGTGTTAACGCCATGGGGAATACCGAGGTTTCCTGCCCATGGCGTTCATGAGGCTATTTGCGAAATGAAGCAACACGCCACGAATAAGCTTTTCATCCAACATCCATCAATGAGGTTATGCCATGAAGAACATCACGAAAGCATTACTGACCGTTTCTCTGACCCTCGGATTGCTGGCGAGCTGCGCCCAGCCGAATCCTCATCCCATGGACATGACGGCCGCTATCCAAAACGCCAGAACCCCCACCGACCATCAGGCGCTGGCCGAACATTATGAGCAGGCAGCCAAGGATGCCGAGGCCAAGGTCGAGGAGCATAAAAAGCTCCTGGATCAATACAAGGCGCGCAGCTACCTGTATGGCAAGCAGGCCATGTCGTTCCAGTCCCACTGCGAGGCTCTGATTCGCTCCTACCAGCAAGTCGCCAAGTCGAACGCGGAGATGGCGCGGATGCATAGACAAATGGCCATGGAATCGCATTAGACATGGATCGGAATGGGAACGCCATGAGAAGACGAGGTGTTCCGACCATGGCGTTAGCGAGTTCAAGTCAGGAAGTTAAGGGACGCGCCACGAATGAGCGGTATTGGACATGGCAATGAAGAAAACTTGGATTGAGCAACCGATTCCTGAGATCGCTGATCGACTGGCGACGGATGCCGATCTTGGGCTATCCCCCCAAGAGGCTTCGAAGCGTTTGGCTCAACAGGGACCGAACGAATTGCGCAAGGCCAAAGGCATTTCTCCCTTGATGCTCTTCTTGGGGCAATTCAAAAGTCTGGTGATTTGGGTATTGATCGGCGCGGCACTCGTTTCCATCGCGCTCGGCGAATGGGTCGATGGCAGTGCCATCCTGGCGATCGTGATCCTGAATGCAGTCATCGGTTTCTTCCAGGAATACCGTGCGGGAAAGGCCGCGGCAGCGCTGGCGCGTCTTACGACTCCCAAAGCCCGTGTGGTCCGTGACGGGCACGCCGCCGTAGTTGCCGCCGCCGAGATCGTGAGTGGCGACATTCTGTTATTGGAGGCCGGCGACTTGGTAGCGGCGGACGCCCGCCTTCTGGATACCTCGCAATTGCGCGCGAACGAAGCGCCACTCACCGGCGAGTCTCAGTCCGTGGAGAAACGGGTCGCGATGCTGCCGAAGGAAACTCCCTTGGCCGATCGGCACAATATGGTGTTTCTCGGCACCAGCATCGTCGGTGGTTCAGGTCGGGCCTTGGTGGTGGCGACCGGCATGGACACCGAGGTCGGGCATATCGCCCAGCTGCTGCAATCGGCGGGTGCAGACGAAACGCCGTTGCAGCGTCGGCTGGATAAGGTGGGACGTCGTCTGTTGTGGATTTGTTTAGGCATCGTGGCGCTGGTGTTCGGTTTAGGTCTGCTGCGTGGCAATGATCCATTCGAATTGTTCCGTACCGCCATCAGCCTCGCGGTAGCGGCGATTCCGGAAGGACTACCGGCAGTGGTAACGGTGGCGCTCGCATTAGGCGTGCAACGCATGGTCAGACGCAATGCCCTGGTCAGGCGTTTGCCCTCAGTGGAAACCTTGGGCTGCGCCCAGGTCATCTGCACGGACAAGACCGGCACTCTGACCGTCGGCGCCATGACTGCGCGCAAGATCGTCACTCAAGAACGCTTGTTCAGTGTAACCGGAGAAGGCTATCAGC includes:
- a CDS encoding efflux RND transporter permease subunit — protein: MLGRIIEWSARNIFIVLLATVFLIFAGIYAILKTPLDALPDLSDTQVIVYTEYPGQAPQVVEDQVTYPLTTAMLSVPHSKVVRGFSFFGVSFVYVIFDDGTDVYWARSRVLEYLNFASSRLPKGITPSLGPDATGVGWVFQYAVLGAQHSLAELRTLQDWFIRYQLTKAHGVAEVASVGGFVQQYQVIVEPRKLQAYGIPLSTVSQVIAASNRDVGGRVVEMTETEYMVRGEGYLRGIEDIEDLVLKAEGGTPVLIRDVARVELGPDERRGLTELNGEGEVVSGIAIARYGQNALDVIEHVKSKLRDIAPGLPAGVSIEPVYDRSVLILKAIQNLRDKLIEESLVVALVCVVFLVHVRSALVAIVMLPVGVLIAFTVMHFLGINSNIMSLGGIAIAIGAMIDAAIVMIENAHKHLERAEPGENRLELMIKAAKEVGPALFLSLLVITVSFLPVFVLEEQEGRLFKPLAFTKTFAMAGAALLSVTLVPVLMFLFIRGHILPEKRNPVNRVLIWLYRPIIEGVLRWKKLTITLAAAILAMTVYPLSKLGSEFMPTLNEGTLLFMPMSLPGLSVTKAAEIMQTHNRILKTFPEVESVFGKAGRASTATDPAPLEMFETVVNLKPEDQWRPGMTTEKLIAEMDLATQMPGVTIAWTMPIKNRIDMLSTGIRTPIGIKVFGNDLAQMERLATHIESVVKTVPGTTSAYAERITGGYYLTIAPDRKKLARYGLSVGDFQDVIATALGGESVTTTVEGRERFNVMVRYPRELRDSPEMIASQVLVPTPGGAMIPLGQVAQVSLANGVPAIRTENALLSAYIFVDIRGRDIGGYVADAQRAVLEQVKFPPGYYVTWSGQFEYMERAKAKLAIAIPMTLFIIFLLLYLNFKRITETLIVMLSLPFSMVGGVWLMYWLDYNLSVAVAVGFIALAGVAAETGVVMLIYLDHALARTKAQKPEGKGLEVADLYAAIREGAVERVRPKMMTVVAIIAGLLPIMWGTGTGSEVMRRIAAPMVGGMISSTLLTLIVIPAIYALVKGHFIQRKQLLTDFQAGGSDQ